In one Sulfitobacter sp. LCG007 genomic region, the following are encoded:
- a CDS encoding 2Fe-2S iron-sulfur cluster-binding protein, with protein MQTRLTVNGQERLLDADARTTLLDAFRHHFGLTGTKKGCDHGQCGACTVLVNGRRINSCLTLACMHDGDEITTVEGLGQPDAMSALQQAFVAHDGFQCGYCTPGQICSATAMLDELRDGWPSNVTSDLQGEVEATMDEIAERMSGNLCRCAAYPNIRDAILEVAGGAQTMKEAAE; from the coding sequence ATGCAGACAAGGCTTACCGTAAATGGGCAGGAGCGGCTTCTGGACGCCGACGCACGCACCACCCTTCTCGACGCGTTTCGCCATCATTTCGGTCTGACCGGCACGAAGAAAGGTTGCGACCATGGGCAATGCGGTGCCTGCACCGTCCTCGTCAACGGGCGTCGCATCAATTCCTGTCTGACGCTTGCCTGCATGCATGACGGCGACGAGATCACGACCGTCGAGGGCCTTGGACAGCCGGATGCGATGTCGGCATTGCAGCAGGCCTTTGTCGCGCACGACGGTTTCCAGTGCGGCTATTGCACGCCGGGCCAGATCTGCTCGGCCACGGCAATGCTGGACGAGCTTCGGGACGGCTGGCCAAGCAACGTTACCTCCGACCTTCAAGGGGAGGTCGAGGCGACTATGGACGAGATCGCCGAGCGGATGAGCGGCAATCTCTGCCGCTGCGCCGCATATCCCAACATTCGCGATGCGATCCTCGAGGTCGCCGGCGGCGCGCAGACGATGAAGGAGGCCGCGGAATGA
- a CDS encoding xanthine dehydrogenase family protein subunit M, producing the protein MRPFDYARAGSRSEATGAAAHAGAAFIAGGTNLLDLMKLQVMTPERLVDIQGLGLDGIEETGDGGLRIGAAVTNSDLAADARVRSRWPLISRAILAGASGQIRNKASTGGNLLQRTRCYYFYDTDMACNKREPGSGCAAMGGATRLHAILGGSNHCIATHPSDMAVAMQALGAVVETERAGGSGREIPLAEFHVLPGDRPDIETALEPGELITAVRLPSPVAGRQIYRKVRDRASYAFALVSVAAIVEVAEGRIARADLAFGGIAPKPWRDGEVEKALVGQEPSDRLFHQAADILLRSAKGQRGNDFKIPLIRRTMLATLREATEELA; encoded by the coding sequence ATGAGGCCCTTCGACTATGCCCGCGCGGGTTCTCGTAGCGAGGCGACGGGAGCAGCTGCGCATGCCGGTGCCGCATTCATCGCAGGCGGTACAAACCTTCTCGATCTCATGAAGCTTCAGGTGATGACGCCCGAAAGGCTTGTCGACATCCAGGGTCTCGGGCTGGACGGGATCGAGGAAACAGGCGACGGCGGTCTTCGGATCGGGGCGGCAGTCACCAACAGCGATCTCGCGGCGGATGCCCGCGTCCGGTCGCGCTGGCCGCTGATTTCGCGGGCGATCCTTGCCGGCGCAAGCGGTCAGATCCGCAACAAGGCATCGACAGGCGGAAATCTTCTGCAGCGTACCCGGTGCTACTATTTCTACGACACCGACATGGCTTGCAACAAGCGCGAGCCGGGCAGCGGCTGCGCCGCTATGGGCGGCGCGACGCGCCTGCATGCGATCCTCGGCGGCAGCAACCACTGCATCGCGACCCATCCCTCGGACATGGCCGTCGCGATGCAGGCACTTGGAGCCGTAGTCGAGACCGAGCGCGCTGGCGGCTCGGGTCGCGAGATTCCGCTTGCAGAGTTCCATGTCCTTCCCGGCGACAGACCAGACATCGAAACGGCGCTTGAACCCGGTGAGCTGATCACGGCGGTGCGCCTTCCGTCCCCGGTGGCGGGACGCCAGATCTATCGCAAGGTGCGGGATCGCGCGTCCTACGCCTTCGCGCTCGTTTCTGTGGCTGCCATCGTCGAGGTGGCGGAGGGGCGTATCGCACGCGCCGATCTGGCCTTCGGTGGCATTGCGCCGAAACCCTGGCGTGACGGGGAGGTAGAGAAAGCGCTTGTCGGTCAGGAACCATCGGACAGGCTGTTCCATCAGGCCGCCGATATCCTTCTCAGATCGGCAAAAGGTCAGCGCGGCAACGATTTCAAGATACCGCTCATCAGGCGCACCATGCTTGCGACGCTGCGTGAAGCCACGGAGGAACTGGCATGA
- the secY gene encoding preprotein translocase subunit SecY produces MVSAVENMAANTSWASLGKATDLRNRILFTLGLLCVYRLGTFIPVPGIDGAALREFMAQAGQGIGGMVSMFTGGALGRMGIFALGIMPYISASIIVQLLASMVPALEQLKKEGEQGRKKINQYTRFGTVALATLQAYGLAVSLQAGDIVQSDIPYWFFVSSCVITLVGGTMFLMWLGEQITSRGIGNGISLIIFVGIIAEVPRALAQFFASGRSGAISPAVIIGVIVMVIATIMFVVFMERALRKIHIQYPRRQVGMKVYDGGSSHLPIKVNPAGVIPAIFASSLLLLPVTISTFSGNSTNPVMSWLLANFGPGQPLYLGFFVAMIVFFAYFYTFNVSFKPDEVADNLKNQSGFVPGIRPGKKTAEYLEYVVNRILVLGAAYLAAVCLLPEILRGQFAVPFYFGGTSVLIVVSVTMDTIQQVQSHLLAHQYEGLLEKSQLRGKSSKTRRKRSPVRR; encoded by the coding sequence ATGGTATCTGCCGTCGAAAACATGGCCGCCAACACCAGCTGGGCAAGCCTCGGCAAGGCGACCGACCTGCGCAACCGGATCCTCTTCACGCTCGGTCTGCTATGCGTCTACCGCCTTGGGACGTTCATCCCGGTCCCCGGCATCGACGGTGCGGCCCTGCGCGAGTTCATGGCCCAGGCGGGGCAGGGCATCGGCGGCATGGTCTCGATGTTCACCGGCGGCGCGCTCGGCCGCATGGGCATCTTCGCCCTCGGGATCATGCCCTATATCTCGGCCTCGATCATCGTGCAGCTTCTTGCCTCGATGGTGCCCGCGCTCGAGCAGCTCAAGAAAGAGGGCGAGCAGGGACGCAAGAAGATCAACCAGTACACCCGTTTCGGCACCGTCGCGCTGGCGACGCTGCAAGCCTACGGGCTTGCCGTAAGCCTCCAGGCCGGCGACATCGTGCAGTCGGACATCCCCTACTGGTTCTTCGTCTCGTCCTGCGTGATCACACTGGTCGGCGGCACCATGTTCCTGATGTGGCTGGGCGAGCAGATCACCTCGCGCGGCATCGGCAACGGCATCTCGCTGATCATCTTCGTCGGAATCATCGCAGAGGTTCCGCGCGCCCTGGCGCAATTCTTCGCATCGGGACGCAGCGGGGCAATCAGCCCGGCGGTGATCATAGGCGTGATCGTCATGGTCATCGCCACCATCATGTTCGTGGTCTTCATGGAACGCGCCCTGCGCAAGATCCACATCCAGTATCCGCGTCGCCAGGTCGGCATGAAGGTCTATGACGGCGGATCGAGCCATCTGCCGATCAAGGTGAACCCGGCAGGTGTGATTCCGGCGATCTTCGCCTCGTCGCTGCTGCTTCTCCCGGTGACGATCTCGACATTCTCGGGCAATTCCACAAACCCGGTCATGTCATGGTTGCTGGCGAACTTCGGCCCCGGACAACCGCTCTACCTGGGCTTCTTCGTCGCGATGATCGTTTTCTTCGCCTATTTCTACACGTTCAACGTCTCGTTCAAACCCGACGAGGTGGCCGACAACCTCAAGAACCAGAGTGGCTTCGTGCCCGGCATCCGGCCCGGCAAGAAGACGGCGGAATATCTCGAATACGTGGTGAACCGCATTCTGGTCCTCGGCGCCGCCTATCTCGCGGCGGTCTGTCTGCTGCCAGAGATCCTGCGAGGGCAGTTCGCGGTTCCGTTCTACTTCGGCGGCACGTCGGTCCTTATCGTGGTGTCCGTCACCATGGACACCATCCAGCAGGTGCAAAGCCATCTTCTGGCCCATCAGTACGAAGGGTTGCTCGAGAAATCGCAATTGCGCGGAAAGAGCTCCAAGACCCGCAGAAAACGGAGCCCGGTCCGCCGATGA
- a CDS encoding transporter substrate-binding domain-containing protein, whose amino-acid sequence MLAVWLCLCAIAIQGLRLDAQEAPQFLSPWAEWPGVFDRTPDGPPSGLYGELTQAIAQRAGLDVQFVEYDTLPEAIGAWRGSGPKFLAGPPRTQALSANLFSDPIGQAVTYLFVLDPETRQITLDDMTGSRIGVVERAAGSEYGDLGGRAGEVVPFSDLRDALGALVTGQVDGLVTTYKFATDLLRRTRLDSRVRPVNPSLQTEDFYAILSPGHEELLPRINAAIAEMRADGSLDEILRRWDVTRPSDPPDVLTVGVSPFPPYQVVTQSGEFTGYGVEALRDVAERAGLELRFIEITADEWAAGPRDGTYDMLPPLSITQEKRRQMDFTLPVQTSPYSIFTRAGEGDGIGGMADLAGMRVGLTRNSWANSLVGPDPGFELVLVDDEQALLRALLQGEVDAVIYATATFERAAAAMDASESFDEIRPPVAESQRAIGLRSGLPTLRERLNAVIPGYLSSEEYQTLNRQWLGPPTFWTDRRVLVAKVVGILSALAIAAAFLIQTLRARRRAEVLAGQTRAVSDRLRAVLNANQNGIAGIAKDGRIVVANHGARAILGLGSQDLPLEWPSATYFLSVDSQTPLAAADDPVRRALAGEKLMGETMLMRRDNDRAPIYVRVSSAPVASSSGIEVSAVLVVEDVTQQERNRQQVERSARLDALGQLTGGVAHDFNNILATIENAIVLAKGDVETRDGYLDIALSSIRRGAGLTRHLLTFARQQPGVAASVPLSKVIKEFRELTEPAIQKDIEVVFEIEDAEIDGKEIYVYCDVGQLENALLNLVVNSRDAIRQSGIGDRITIRVRGVPEREADDPLVRVGDAAVSEALKIERVQKLTSGRGEISRFVEFAISDNGPGMTDETRRRATDPFFTTKQADGGSGLGLSMVYGFVQQAQGEMRIYSELAKGTTVRLLVPRGDRFNKRESPRKRGEPVRGKGERVLLVEDNEELLRLSNDVLKMLGYDVVQAATGKEALEKLDSGVAVDLLLTDIVMPGGIGGYELARQVRKRFPHMPVLYRSGYAGYTKQDMGDVVAPVLGKPTGVLELSEALRSALDA is encoded by the coding sequence ATGCTGGCAGTCTGGCTCTGTCTCTGCGCAATCGCGATTCAGGGGTTGCGTCTCGACGCGCAGGAGGCGCCGCAGTTCCTGTCGCCCTGGGCCGAGTGGCCCGGCGTTTTCGACAGGACACCGGACGGCCCTCCGTCGGGGCTTTATGGCGAACTGACCCAGGCCATCGCTCAGCGTGCGGGTCTGGATGTGCAGTTCGTGGAATACGACACACTGCCCGAAGCGATCGGCGCGTGGCGTGGCAGCGGTCCCAAGTTCCTTGCCGGCCCGCCGCGGACACAGGCGCTTTCGGCAAACCTGTTCTCGGATCCGATCGGGCAAGCGGTGACCTATCTGTTCGTGCTCGATCCCGAAACCCGGCAGATCACGCTCGACGACATGACCGGCAGCCGCATCGGGGTTGTCGAACGCGCGGCGGGAAGCGAGTACGGGGACCTTGGCGGGCGTGCCGGTGAGGTCGTGCCGTTCAGTGATCTGCGCGATGCGCTCGGCGCCCTAGTCACCGGGCAGGTCGACGGTCTGGTGACGACGTACAAGTTCGCGACCGACCTCTTGCGGCGGACCCGTCTTGACAGCCGTGTGCGCCCGGTGAACCCGTCCCTGCAGACCGAGGATTTCTACGCCATCCTGTCGCCCGGTCACGAGGAACTGCTGCCGCGCATCAACGCCGCAATCGCGGAAATGCGCGCGGACGGCAGCCTCGACGAGATCCTGCGACGTTGGGACGTCACCAGACCGTCTGACCCGCCGGATGTCCTGACCGTCGGGGTCTCGCCGTTTCCACCCTATCAAGTCGTGACCCAGAGCGGAGAATTCACCGGCTACGGGGTCGAGGCCCTGCGCGATGTCGCAGAGCGGGCGGGGCTCGAACTACGCTTCATCGAGATCACTGCCGACGAATGGGCCGCGGGACCGAGGGACGGAACCTACGACATGCTCCCGCCGCTGAGCATCACGCAGGAGAAGCGGCGCCAGATGGATTTCACCCTGCCGGTGCAGACCTCTCCCTACTCGATCTTTACCCGGGCCGGGGAAGGCGACGGCATCGGCGGAATGGCGGATCTTGCCGGTATGCGCGTCGGTCTGACCCGCAACAGCTGGGCCAACTCCCTGGTTGGGCCCGATCCGGGCTTCGAGCTTGTGCTTGTCGATGACGAACAAGCGCTTTTGCGGGCGCTATTGCAGGGGGAAGTCGACGCGGTCATCTACGCCACGGCGACCTTCGAGCGCGCCGCCGCCGCGATGGATGCGAGCGAGAGCTTCGACGAGATCCGCCCGCCGGTCGCGGAATCGCAGCGCGCCATCGGACTGCGTTCGGGGTTGCCGACCCTGCGCGAGCGGCTCAACGCGGTGATACCCGGCTATCTTTCGTCCGAGGAATACCAGACGCTCAACCGGCAGTGGCTGGGGCCGCCCACCTTCTGGACGGACCGGCGGGTCCTGGTCGCGAAGGTCGTGGGCATCCTGTCCGCCCTTGCCATTGCCGCTGCCTTCCTCATCCAGACCCTGCGCGCGCGCAGGCGCGCCGAGGTTCTCGCAGGGCAGACCCGCGCCGTCAGCGATCGTCTCAGGGCCGTGCTCAACGCCAATCAGAACGGCATCGCCGGCATCGCGAAGGACGGTCGCATCGTGGTTGCAAACCACGGTGCCCGCGCCATCCTCGGCCTCGGATCGCAAGATCTTCCGCTCGAGTGGCCGAGTGCAACCTACTTCCTGTCCGTGGACAGCCAGACCCCCCTTGCCGCGGCCGACGATCCGGTCCGTCGCGCGCTGGCGGGCGAAAAGCTGATGGGTGAGACCATGCTGATGCGCCGGGATAACGACCGGGCGCCGATCTACGTCCGGGTTTCATCCGCGCCGGTGGCCAGCAGCTCGGGGATCGAGGTGAGCGCGGTGCTGGTCGTCGAGGACGTGACGCAGCAGGAACGCAACCGACAACAGGTCGAGCGATCCGCAAGGCTGGACGCGCTCGGCCAGCTCACGGGTGGCGTTGCCCATGACTTCAACAACATCCTGGCGACAATCGAGAACGCCATCGTGCTGGCGAAAGGCGATGTCGAGACACGGGACGGATATCTCGACATTGCCCTGTCCTCGATCCGGCGCGGCGCGGGGCTTACCCGTCACCTGCTGACATTTGCCAGACAACAGCCCGGTGTCGCTGCCTCCGTGCCCTTGTCGAAGGTGATCAAGGAGTTCCGCGAGCTTACCGAGCCCGCAATCCAGAAGGACATAGAAGTCGTCTTCGAGATCGAGGACGCCGAGATCGATGGCAAGGAGATTTACGTCTATTGCGACGTGGGCCAGCTCGAGAACGCCCTGCTCAACCTCGTGGTCAACAGCCGTGACGCCATCCGGCAGTCCGGTATCGGAGACCGGATCACCATACGCGTGCGTGGCGTGCCCGAAAGGGAAGCCGACGATCCGCTGGTGCGCGTCGGCGACGCTGCGGTGTCGGAAGCCCTGAAAATCGAACGGGTGCAGAAGCTGACGTCCGGCCGGGGCGAGATTTCCCGTTTCGTAGAGTTCGCGATTTCCGACAACGGGCCGGGCATGACCGACGAGACCAGGAGGCGCGCGACCGATCCGTTCTTCACCACGAAACAGGCCGACGGAGGATCGGGGCTGGGGCTGTCCATGGTCTATGGGTTCGTCCAGCAGGCGCAGGGCGAGATGCGCATCTACTCCGAGCTCGCGAAAGGCACGACGGTACGTCTGCTGGTTCCGCGAGGAGATCGTTTCAACAAGCGTGAGAGCCCGCGCAAGCGGGGTGAACCTGTGCGTGGCAAGGGTGAGCGGGTGTTGCTGGTCGAGGACAACGAGGAACTGCTGCGCCTCTCGAACGACGTGCTGAAGATGCTCGGCTATGACGTCGTGCAGGCGGCGACCGGCAAGGAGGCGTTGGAGAAACTGGATTCCGGGGTGGCGGTCGACCTGTTGCTGACGGATATCGTGATGCCGGGGGGAATCGGGGGATACGAGCTTGCCCGCCAGGTGCGGAAGCGATTCCCCCACATGCCGGTGCTCTATCGCTCGGGATATGCAGGGTATACGAAGCAGGACATGGGCGACGTCGTGGCTCCGGTGCTGGGAAAGCCGACGGGCGTGCTCGAACTGTCGGAAGCGCTGCGGTCGGCGCTCGACGCGTGA
- the rpsK gene encoding 30S ribosomal protein S11, whose amino-acid sequence MARDKTRTKRKVSKNIAAGVAHVNSSFNNTKILISDVQGNAISWSSAGTMGFKGSRKSTPYAAQMAAEDAGRKAQEHGVKTLEVEVQGPGSGRESALRALAAAGFNITSIRDVTPMAHNGCRPPKRRRV is encoded by the coding sequence ATGGCACGTGACAAGACCCGCACGAAGCGCAAGGTCAGCAAGAACATCGCCGCCGGCGTGGCGCATGTGAACTCGAGCTTCAACAACACGAAGATCCTGATCTCCGACGTTCAGGGCAACGCGATCAGCTGGTCCTCCGCCGGTACGATGGGCTTCAAGGGATCGCGCAAGTCGACGCCCTATGCTGCCCAGATGGCTGCCGAGGACGCAGGCCGCAAGGCGCAGGAACATGGCGTCAAGACGCTCGAGGTCGAAGTCCAGGGTCCCGGCTCGGGCCGCGAGAGCGCGCTGCGCGCCCTGGCTGCCGCCGGCTTCAACATCACGTCGATCCGTGATGTGACCCCGATGGCCCACAACGGCTGCCGGCCTCCGAAACGTCGCCGCGTCTGA
- the rplO gene encoding 50S ribosomal protein L15: protein MKLHELSDNDGAAPKRKRVGRGPGSGTGKMGGRGIKGQKSRSGVAIKGYEGGQMPLYQRLPKRGFNKPNRKAYTVINLGLIQKFVDAGKLDAKAAITEDALVACGLVRRKRDGVRILGKGDVSTKLTIEVTGASKSAVEAVEKAGGSLTVAAPAEAPAEA from the coding sequence ATGAAACTGCATGAACTGTCAGACAACGACGGCGCCGCGCCGAAGCGCAAGCGCGTCGGACGTGGTCCCGGCTCGGGCACGGGCAAGATGGGTGGCCGTGGTATCAAGGGCCAGAAATCCCGTTCGGGCGTGGCGATCAAGGGTTACGAGGGTGGCCAGATGCCGCTCTACCAGCGCCTGCCGAAGCGCGGCTTCAACAAGCCGAACCGCAAGGCCTATACGGTCATCAATCTCGGACTGATCCAGAAATTCGTCGACGCCGGCAAGCTCGACGCGAAGGCGGCGATCACCGAGGACGCGCTGGTCGCGTGCGGTCTCGTGCGTCGCAAGCGTGACGGCGTGCGCATCCTCGGCAAGGGCGATGTGAGCACAAAGCTCACGATCGAAGTGACCGGTGCCTCGAAATCGGCGGTCGAAGCGGTAGAGAAGGCCGGTGGGTCGCTTACCGTCGCCGCTCCGGCAGAGGCCCCGGCAGAGGCGTGA
- the rpsM gene encoding 30S ribosomal protein S13 — protein sequence MARIAGVNIPTAKRVPIALTYITGIGNTTARSICEAVGIDLTRRVNELSDAEVLAIREHIDANYSVEGDLRRDVQMNIKRLMDLGCYRGLRHRRNLPVRGQRTHTNARTRKGPAKAIAGKKK from the coding sequence GTGGCACGTATTGCCGGCGTGAACATCCCGACTGCAAAGCGGGTTCCCATCGCCCTCACCTACATCACCGGTATCGGAAACACCACCGCGCGCAGCATCTGCGAGGCAGTGGGGATCGACCTGACCCGCCGGGTCAACGAGCTTTCCGACGCTGAAGTCCTCGCCATCCGCGAGCATATCGACGCAAACTACTCGGTCGAGGGCGATCTGCGCCGCGACGTGCAGATGAACATCAAGCGTCTGATGGATCTCGGCTGCTACCGTGGCCTGCGCCACCGCCGCAACCTGCCGGTCCGTGGCCAGCGCACCCATACCAACGCACGCACCCGCAAAGGCCCCGCGAAGGCCATTGCCGGCAAGAAGAAGTAA
- a CDS encoding xanthine dehydrogenase family protein molybdopterin-binding subunit — protein MTLRMKIDEPDRDNRLDDMAQGVLGTGADRPEGPMKVSGTATYAAEWQMEGLAHGVLVSAPVGAGRITGWNDAEVEALDGVLAVIHDKRLLRNPAQGMAAEAPVQGVKKIEYLGQPVALVVAETFEAARDAAARLRPDVKADDIIAAPGEDAWETQEEDSQGDLDAEMSEAAASVDVTYTTPGHSSAAMEPHATIAVWEDGSVTVRGSYQMPQFNRSELADSLGISEKKVRVLSPYVGGGFGSKLGLAPEAVAAAIAAKQLERPVSVVLSRQQVFRATMRRSETRQRIRLASDADGRLTGIGHEAWVTNLEGESFYEPVTQATPFVYRGENRVTSIHVGRVNSTCAGSVRAPGESVGHTVLENAMDELARKLDIDPVELRLRNIPEKDPSSGKPFSSNKLAETLRRGAEAFGWADRKSGRDGEWLIGTGMATAVRVNMLLEAEARVVLAADGSITVEADMTDIGTGTYAILSQIAAEMLGQPMDRVTCRLGDTLFPATPGSGGSFGAASVGTAVYLGCMELRRKLAERLQCDEGDLTLKDGRAIAGNRELALTQILAGDTLEAQGHCVPGATSDDVRQATYGAYFAEVAVSAITGETRVRRMLGCFAAGRILNAKTARSQCLGGMTWGIGMALTEELVQDQRYGQIVNNDLAEYHVPVNLDVPQIEVLFVEERDPYANPMQAKGIGELGICGAAASVTNAIYDATGVRVRDYPATLDKLLEGLPAD, from the coding sequence ATGACCCTGCGTATGAAGATCGATGAACCGGACCGCGACAACCGCCTGGACGACATGGCGCAAGGCGTGCTGGGGACGGGTGCGGACCGCCCCGAGGGGCCGATGAAGGTCTCCGGCACTGCCACGTACGCGGCGGAATGGCAGATGGAGGGTCTCGCGCATGGCGTTCTGGTCAGTGCGCCGGTGGGGGCAGGTCGCATCACCGGGTGGAACGATGCGGAGGTTGAGGCGCTGGACGGCGTGCTGGCGGTGATCCACGACAAGCGCCTTTTGCGCAACCCCGCCCAGGGGATGGCCGCGGAGGCTCCGGTCCAGGGCGTTAAGAAGATCGAGTATCTAGGTCAGCCGGTCGCATTGGTCGTGGCCGAAACATTCGAGGCGGCACGCGATGCGGCCGCGCGTCTGAGGCCCGACGTAAAGGCGGACGACATCATCGCGGCACCGGGCGAGGACGCGTGGGAAACGCAGGAAGAGGACAGCCAGGGCGATCTTGATGCGGAGATGTCCGAGGCCGCGGCGTCTGTCGACGTGACATACACCACGCCGGGCCACAGCAGCGCGGCGATGGAGCCGCATGCAACGATCGCGGTATGGGAGGATGGCTCGGTCACCGTTCGCGGATCATACCAGATGCCGCAGTTCAACCGCTCGGAACTCGCCGATTCGCTGGGAATATCCGAGAAGAAGGTGCGGGTCCTGTCTCCCTATGTCGGGGGCGGCTTCGGCAGCAAGCTCGGCCTTGCGCCAGAGGCTGTTGCGGCGGCGATCGCGGCGAAGCAGCTCGAGCGTCCCGTTTCGGTCGTGCTGTCGCGCCAGCAGGTGTTTCGCGCAACCATGCGGCGCAGCGAGACGCGGCAGCGCATACGTCTGGCATCGGATGCCGACGGACGGCTCACGGGCATCGGGCATGAGGCCTGGGTGACGAACCTCGAGGGAGAAAGCTTCTACGAGCCGGTCACGCAGGCCACCCCCTTCGTCTATCGCGGTGAAAACCGCGTGACGTCGATCCACGTAGGGCGCGTGAATTCCACATGCGCGGGATCGGTCCGCGCGCCGGGGGAATCGGTCGGCCACACGGTCCTCGAGAATGCGATGGACGAACTGGCGCGCAAACTGGACATCGACCCGGTCGAATTGCGGCTGCGCAACATACCGGAAAAAGACCCCAGCTCCGGAAAGCCGTTTTCGTCCAACAAACTGGCGGAAACGCTCAGACGCGGCGCAGAGGCGTTTGGCTGGGCCGACAGAAAGAGCGGGCGGGACGGAGAATGGCTGATCGGGACCGGAATGGCCACGGCGGTGCGCGTCAACATGCTTCTCGAGGCGGAGGCGCGCGTCGTACTGGCCGCGGACGGCTCGATCACGGTCGAAGCGGACATGACCGATATCGGAACCGGCACATATGCCATCCTCAGCCAGATTGCCGCCGAGATGCTGGGCCAGCCGATGGACCGCGTCACCTGCCGTCTGGGGGACACGCTCTTTCCGGCGACGCCCGGGTCCGGCGGGTCGTTCGGCGCGGCTTCGGTCGGAACGGCTGTCTACCTCGGGTGCATGGAGTTGCGCCGCAAACTGGCCGAGAGGCTGCAATGCGATGAAGGCGACCTCACGCTGAAGGACGGCAGGGCGATCGCCGGAAACCGGGAACTGGCGCTGACGCAGATCCTGGCCGGCGACACGCTCGAAGCGCAGGGCCATTGCGTTCCGGGCGCGACCTCGGATGACGTGCGCCAGGCGACGTACGGCGCGTATTTCGCCGAGGTCGCCGTAAGCGCGATCACGGGCGAGACCCGTGTCCGTCGCATGCTGGGCTGTTTCGCGGCGGGGCGCATCCTCAACGCCAAGACGGCGCGCTCGCAGTGCCTTGGCGGCATGACCTGGGGCATCGGAATGGCCTTGACCGAAGAACTTGTCCAGGATCAGAGGTACGGCCAGATCGTCAACAACGACCTTGCCGAATACCATGTGCCGGTGAATCTCGACGTCCCGCAGATCGAGGTCCTTTTCGTCGAGGAGCGCGATCCCTACGCCAACCCGATGCAGGCCAAGGGCATAGGCGAGCTTGGCATATGCGGCGCAGCGGCATCGGTCACCAATGCGATCTACGACGCGACAGGGGTGCGTGTGCGCGACTATCCGGCAACGCTCGACAAGTTGCTCGAGGGGCTTCCGGCGGACTGA
- a CDS encoding adenylate kinase, whose amino-acid sequence MNIILLGPPGAGKGTQARHLVETRNMVQLSTGDMLREAKDSGTEMGKVVADVMARGALVTDDIVIGLIREKLETVKADGFIFDGFPRTLAQADALAKLLEAEGQTLDKVIEMRVNDAVLVSRVSARSTCGNCGEVYNDQTRPIPEDGKCSNCGGTEFKRRADDNPESLKTRLMEYYKQTSPLLGYYYAKGLLNRVDGLGSIEQVQGDIGKVLDA is encoded by the coding sequence ATGAACATAATACTTCTGGGGCCCCCGGGGGCTGGCAAGGGCACGCAGGCCCGGCACCTCGTGGAAACCCGCAACATGGTGCAGCTCAGCACCGGGGACATGCTGCGCGAAGCGAAGGACTCGGGCACCGAAATGGGCAAGGTCGTCGCGGACGTGATGGCACGCGGCGCGCTGGTGACGGACGACATCGTGATCGGGCTGATCCGCGAGAAGCTCGAGACGGTGAAAGCCGACGGATTCATCTTCGACGGCTTCCCCCGTACGTTGGCGCAGGCCGATGCCCTGGCAAAGCTGCTGGAGGCGGAGGGTCAGACCCTCGACAAGGTCATCGAGATGCGGGTCAACGATGCCGTGCTGGTGTCGCGCGTCTCGGCACGGTCGACCTGCGGAAATTGCGGCGAGGTCTACAACGACCAGACCCGGCCGATCCCCGAGGACGGCAAGTGCTCGAATTGCGGCGGAACGGAATTCAAGCGGCGGGCGGACGACAACCCCGAGTCGCTCAAGACCCGTCTGATGGAGTATTACAAGCAGACCTCGCCGCTGCTGGGCTATTACTATGCCAAGGGCCTGCTCAATCGCGTCGACGGCCTTGGATCCATCGAGCAGGTTCAGGGCGACATCGGCAAGGTGCTTGACGCCTGA